A DNA window from Parus major isolate Abel chromosome 9, Parus_major1.1, whole genome shotgun sequence contains the following coding sequences:
- the SLC7A14 gene encoding probable cationic amino acid transporter — MSGFFSRLDPRRVPWGAAGHALRTRVLRTKPVESMLEGTGAGATQGARLAKVLTTLDLISLGVGSCVGTGMYVVSGLVAKEMAGPGVIVSFIIAAVASILSGVCYAEFGVRVPKTTGSAYTYSYVTVGEFVAFFIGWNLILEYLIGTAAGASALSSMFDSLANHTISHWMINSVGTLNGLGKGEESYPDLLALVIAVIVTIIVAMGVKNSVGLNNVLNVINLAVWVFIMIAGLFYIKSDNWAEGQFLPFGWPGVLKGAATCFYAFIGFDIIATTGEEAKNPNTSIPYAITASLVTCLTAYVSVSMILTLMVPYDAIDTESPLMEMFVVHGFYAAKFIVAIGSVAGLTVSLLGSLFPMPRVIYAMAGDGLLFRFLSHVSSYTETPVVACIVSGFLAALLSLLVSLRDLIEMMSIGTLLAYTLVSVCVLLLRYQPESDIDGFVKFLSEEHTKKKEGILADCEKEACSPGSEGEEFSGPPTNTCGAKNLPSLGDNEMLIGKSDKSAYNVNHPNYGTVDMTSGIEADESENIYLIKLKKLIGPRYYTMRIHLGLPGKMDRPTAATGHTVTTCVLLLFVLMFIFCSFIIFGSDYISEQSWWAVLLVVLMILLIAVLVFVILQQPENPKKLPYMAPCLPFVPAFAMLVNIYLMLKLSTVTWIRFAVWCFVGLLIYFGYGMWNSTLEISAREEALHQSTYQRYDVDVDPFSVDDGFSFAPEGESYPAWGPSEDKSFSYQQMADAKESHRTSSRSKSKGRHKPPSDALIANDELDYSPE, encoded by the exons atgAGTGGCTTCTTCTCTCGGCTGGACCCGCGGCGGGTGCCCTGGGGGGCCGCAGGCCATGCCCTGCGCACCCGTGTCCTGCGCACCAAGCCCGTGGAGTCCATGCTGGAGGGCACCGGGGCTGGGGCCACCCAGGGCGCCCGGCTGGCCAAGGTCCTCACCACCCTTGACCTCATCTCCCTGGGCGTTGGGAGCTGCGTGGGCACCGGTATGTACGTGGTGTCCGGCCTGGTGGCCAAGGAGATGGCGGGGCCCGGGGTCATCGTGTCCTTCATCATCGCTGCCGTCGCATCCATCCTGTCAG GCGTTTGCTACGCTGAGTTCGGCGTGCGGGTCCCCAAGACCACGGGCTCTGCCTACACCTACAGCTACGTGACCGTGGGGGAGTTTGTGGCGTTCTTCATCGGCTGGAACCTCATCCTGGAGTACCTGATCGGGACGGCCGCGGGTGCCAGCGCCCTCAGCAGCATGTTCGACTCGCTGGCCAACCACACCATCAGCCACTGGATGATCAACAGCGTCGGCACGCTGAATGGCCTGG GGAAAGGAGAGGAGTCATACCCTGACCTTCTTGCTCTGGTCATTGCTGTCATTGTCACCATCATTGTAGCCATGGGGGTGAAGAACTCGGTGGGACTGAACAACGTGCTCAATGTCATTAATTTGGCAGTTTGGGTCTTCATCATGATTGCTGGTCTGTTCTACATCAAAAGTGACAACTGGGCTGAAGGGCAATTCCTGCCGTTCGGATGGCCAGGG GTGCTCAAGGGGGCTGCAACCTGTTTCTACGCCTTCATTGGCTTTGACATCATTGCTACCACAGGAGAAGAGGCGAAGAATCCCAACACCTCCATCCCCTACGCCATCACAGCCTCACTCGTCACGTGCCTGACAGCTTATGTGTCT GTGAGCATGATCCTCACACTGATGGTGCCCTACGATGCCATCGACACCGAGTCCCCACTGATGGAAATGTTCGTGGTCCATGGCTTCTATGCAGCCAAATTCATCGTTGCCATCGGGTCCGTGGCCGGGCTGACTGTCAGCTTGCTGGGCTCCCTCTTCCCAATGCCCAGAGTCATTTATGCCATGGCTGGAGATGGGCTGCTCTTCAG GTTTTTGTCCCATGTCAGTTCTTACACGGAAACCCCTGTTGTGGCTTGTATCGTGTCCGGgttcctggcagctctgctctccttgctGGTCAGCCTGAGGGACCTGATAGAAATGATGTCCATTGGCACCCTGCTGGCCTACACGCTGGTGTCTGTCTGCGTCCTGCTCCTCCGGTACCAGCCTGAGAGCGACATCGACGGCTTCGTCAAATTCCTCTCCGAGGAGCACACCAAGAAGAAGGAGGGCATCCTGGCTGACTGTGAGAAGGAAGCTTGCTCCCCCGGGAGCGAAGGAGAGGAATTCTCTGGCCCACCCACCAACACGTGCGGGGCAAAAAATCTGCCGTCGCTAGGAGATAACGAGATGCTAATTGGGAAATCCGATAAATCCGCCTACAACGTGAATCACCCCAATTATGGCACCGTTGACATGACCTCGGGGATAGAGGCAGATGAGTCTGAGAACATCTATCTCATCAAGCTGAAGAAGCTGATTGGCCCTCGGTACTACACGATGAGGATCCACCTCGGGCTGCCGGGTAAAATGGATCGCCCAACAGCGGCCACCGGCCACACGGTCACCAcctgtgtgctcctgctctTTGTCCTGATGTTCATCTTCTGCTCCTTCATCATTTTTGGGTCAGACTACatctctgagcagagctggtgggcTGTCCTCCTGGTGGTGCTGATGATCCTCCTCATCGCTGTGCTGGTGTTTGTGATCTTGCAGCAGCCAGAAAACCCCAAGAAGCTGCCCTACATGGCCCCGTGTCTGCCCTTCGTCCCTGCCTTCGCCATGCTGGTGAATATCTATCTCATGCTGAAGCTCTCCACAGTCACATGGATCCGATTTGCTGTCTGGTGTTTTGTGG GTCTGCTCATCTACTTTGGCTATGGGATGTGGAACAGCACGCTGGAGATCAGTGCCCGGGAGGAGGCCCTGCACCAGAGCACCTACCAGCGCTACGACGTGGATGTCGACCCCTTCTCCGTGGACGACGGCTTCTCCTTCGCCCCCGAGGGCGAGAGCTACCCAGCCTGGGGTCCTTCTGAGGACAAGAGCTTCTCCTACCAGCAAATGGCGGACGCCAAGGAAAGCCATCGGACAAGTAGCAGGTCGAAAAGCAAAGGCCGGCACAAACCGCCGTCAGATGCTCTGATCGCCAACGACGAGTTGGACTACTCGCCTGAGTAG